The following proteins are encoded in a genomic region of Bacteroidota bacterium:
- a CDS encoding type II toxin-antitoxin system HipA family toxin, producing MINTATINIWGKQVGAIAWNSDTNIASFEYDPDFLKNQWDLSPLKMPHTQAENKIYSFNELRDSNTFKGIPGLIADVMPDKYGNTLINAWLAQRGRPSDSMNPVEILCFVGKRGMGALEFEPTVPKGNNTASKIELDSLINTAQQILSSKEQFGANLEKDEEKALLDILKIGTSAGGARAKAVIAYNPLTNEVRSGQADAPEGFSHWLIKFDGVADAQLGTASGYGKVEMAYHLMAVDCGIEMTECRIIEENNRAHFITKRFDRTAENKKIHLQSFCALTHYDFQDIYSYSYEQIFETMRVLHLPYLQAEQLYRRMVFNVLARNCDDHTKNFAFMMDKDGVWKLSPAYDICHAYRPGSAWVSQHALSMNGKRTDINRDDLLSVAKQMNIKKANTIINQIYDVVQKWPEYAEKTSVNTKLLKAIYQTLIKV from the coding sequence ATGATTAATACAGCTACTATAAATATATGGGGCAAACAAGTGGGGGCTATTGCTTGGAATAGCGATACAAATATTGCTTCATTTGAATATGATCCTGACTTTTTAAAAAACCAATGGGATTTATCACCCTTGAAAATGCCCCATACGCAAGCAGAAAATAAAATATATTCATTTAATGAATTACGCGACAGTAATACTTTTAAAGGCATACCCGGATTGATAGCAGATGTAATGCCCGATAAATATGGTAATACTTTAATTAATGCATGGTTGGCACAGCGAGGCCGCCCCAGCGATAGTATGAATCCTGTGGAAATTCTATGTTTTGTAGGTAAGCGGGGAATGGGTGCTTTAGAATTTGAACCAACAGTGCCCAAAGGTAATAATACAGCTTCCAAAATAGAATTAGATAGTCTTATAAATACAGCACAGCAAATACTTTCAAGCAAAGAACAATTTGGAGCGAACTTAGAAAAAGATGAAGAAAAAGCATTGCTTGATATATTGAAAATAGGCACGTCAGCAGGCGGGGCAAGGGCAAAAGCTGTAATCGCATATAATCCATTAACAAACGAGGTAAGATCGGGACAGGCTGATGCACCTGAGGGGTTTAGCCATTGGCTTATTAAATTCGATGGGGTAGCAGATGCCCAGTTGGGAACGGCATCAGGTTATGGTAAAGTAGAGATGGCATATCATTTAATGGCAGTCGATTGCGGAATTGAGATGACTGAATGCAGGATTATTGAAGAGAATAACCGTGCACATTTCATAACGAAACGGTTTGACCGAACTGCGGAAAATAAAAAAATACATTTGCAAAGTTTTTGTGCCTTGACCCATTATGATTTTCAAGATATATATAGTTATTCCTATGAACAAATTTTTGAAACCATGAGAGTTCTTCATTTGCCATACCTGCAAGCGGAACAATTATATAGGCGAATGGTGTTTAATGTGCTTGCCCGCAATTGTGATGATCATACCAAAAACTTTGCATTCATGATGGACAAAGATGGCGTTTGGAAACTTTCTCCTGCTTATGATATTTGCCATGCTTACAGACCGGGTAGTGCTTGGGTAAGTCAGCATGCTTTGAGTATGAATGGAAAAAGAACAGATATCAATCGTGATGATTTATTATCAGTAGCCAAACAAATGAATATAAAAAAGGCGAACACTATCATCAATCAAATATATGATGTCGTTCAAAAATGGCCTGAATATGCCGAAAAAACTAGCGTGAATACAAAACTTTTGAAAGCGATTTATCAAACTTTGATAAAAGTATGA
- a CDS encoding helix-turn-helix transcriptional regulator, translating into MEKKAPNWYALSDIAIMEMIGKYIQETRLQQRKTQTEVAKAAGINRSTLSQIEKGGGTIITFIQIIRVLHKLDIMEIFELQSIESPLQLAKLEKNKRQRTRTKKTIGKQTKSTW; encoded by the coding sequence ATGGAAAAAAAAGCTCCCAACTGGTATGCATTAAGCGATATAGCTATTATGGAAATGATAGGGAAATATATTCAAGAAACACGCTTACAGCAACGCAAAACACAGACTGAGGTAGCCAAAGCTGCTGGTATAAATCGTTCAACTTTAAGTCAGATAGAAAAGGGTGGGGGAACTATCATCACATTCATTCAAATAATTAGAGTTTTGCATAAGTTAGATATTATGGAAATTTTTGAACTACAAAGTATCGAAAGTCCTTTGCAGTTAGCCAAATTGGAAAAGAACAAACGACAACGTACTCGCACTAAAAAGACTATTGGCAAACAAACCAAAAGCACTTGGTAA
- the trxB gene encoding thioredoxin-disulfide reductase, whose amino-acid sequence MEHIECLIIGSGPAGYTAAIYAARADMKPVVYEGMQPGGQLTITTDVENYPGYPNGIMGPEMMELFKAQAVRLGTDVRFGLVTAVDFSSGKPPYIITVDDTTQMSAATVIISTGASARWLGIPSETRLNGSGVSACAVCDGFFFKGQPVAIVGGGDTACEEASYLSKICSKVYMLVRGDNFRASKAMQHRVMNTPNIEVLFNTDTDEVLGDKAVTGLRIKNNKTSETREVEIGGFFVAIGHTPNTDIFKPWIEMDETGYIITKTDSTHTNVEGVFACGDAQDKIYRQAVTAAGTGCMAALDAERYLSAKMHQA is encoded by the coding sequence ATGGAACACATAGAATGTTTGATTATAGGTAGCGGCCCTGCCGGCTATACCGCTGCAATATATGCCGCTAGGGCAGATATGAAACCTGTTGTATATGAAGGTATGCAGCCTGGTGGCCAACTTACCATTACCACCGATGTAGAAAATTATCCTGGTTACCCCAATGGAATTATGGGGCCTGAAATGATGGAACTATTTAAAGCACAAGCCGTGCGATTGGGAACTGATGTTCGATTTGGGCTTGTAACTGCAGTTGATTTTTCATCAGGAAAACCACCTTATATAATAACGGTGGACGATACTACACAAATGTCTGCCGCCACGGTTATTATAAGTACCGGTGCAAGTGCTCGTTGGTTAGGAATTCCTAGCGAAACAAGGCTCAATGGCTCGGGTGTATCGGCATGTGCAGTGTGCGACGGATTTTTTTTCAAAGGCCAGCCTGTAGCTATTGTGGGAGGTGGAGATACCGCTTGCGAAGAAGCAAGTTATCTATCAAAAATTTGTAGTAAAGTATATATGTTAGTGCGTGGAGATAATTTCCGTGCATCAAAAGCTATGCAACATAGAGTTATGAATACACCCAATATCGAAGTATTATTTAATACCGATACTGATGAAGTATTGGGCGATAAAGCTGTAACAGGTTTGCGAATTAAAAACAATAAAACAAGTGAAACTCGTGAGGTGGAAATCGGTGGCTTTTTTGTAGCCATCGGACATACACCCAATACCGATATTTTTAAACCTTGGATAGAAATGGATGAAACGGGATATATTATAACAAAAACCGATAGCACACATACCAATGTAGAAGGCGTTTTTGCTTGCGGCGATGCTCAAGACAAAATTTACAGACAAGCGGTAACTGCTGCTGGCACTGGCTGCATGGCTGCATTGGACGCGGAGCGTTATTTGAGTGCGAAGATGCACCAAGCATAA
- a CDS encoding DUF1415 domain-containing protein, protein MKIHFYFKIFQKSNPSKNDILNSSLNFDCLEIPSLLVFRHQPEETFKQQKRTNIKTIYTTMLEEEVVIAQTKKWITDVVIGMNFCPFAAKEVKQNTIRYYIENSADIAICVASFLNECSKLVADEHIETTLIIFPNAFAQFDAYLELVSLAEELIVEQDYEGVYQVASFHPDYCFADSVFDDAANYTNRSPYPMLHVLREESIEQALANYPNPDSIPERNINFAREKGSAYMKMLRDACLK, encoded by the coding sequence TTGAAAATCCATTTTTATTTTAAAATATTTCAAAAGTCAAATCCATCAAAGAATGATATATTAAATTCCAGCCTTAATTTTGACTGCTTAGAAATCCCCTCATTGTTGGTGTTTCGCCACCAACCAGAAGAGACATTTAAACAACAAAAAAGAACCAATATAAAAACTATATATACTACAATGCTTGAAGAAGAAGTTGTAATAGCACAAACCAAAAAATGGATAACCGATGTAGTAATCGGGATGAATTTTTGCCCCTTTGCGGCTAAGGAAGTAAAACAAAATACTATAAGATATTATATAGAAAATAGTGCTGATATTGCTATTTGTGTAGCGTCGTTTTTAAATGAGTGTAGCAAACTAGTTGCAGATGAACATATAGAAACTACGTTAATTATTTTCCCAAATGCTTTTGCTCAGTTCGATGCTTATTTGGAACTGGTTTCATTGGCCGAAGAATTAATTGTGGAGCAAGATTATGAAGGTGTGTATCAAGTAGCAAGTTTCCATCCTGACTATTGTTTTGCAGATTCTGTATTTGATGATGCGGCAAATTATACCAACCGTTCGCCTTACCCAATGCTGCATGTACTGCGAGAAGAATCAATAGAGCAGGCTCTTGCGAATTATCCCAATCCTGATAGCATTCCTGAACGGAATATCAATTTTGCCCGAGAAAAGGGGAGTGCTTATATGAAAATGTTGAGGGATGCTTGCTTGAAATAA
- the fsa gene encoding fructose-6-phosphate aldolase — protein sequence MKFFIDTANLDQIAEAQSLGILDGVTTNPSLMAKEGIKGKANAIKHYKAICNLVAGDISAEVIATELATIITEGEELAAIDEKIVVKVPMTLEGLKAIRHFSNVGIRTNCTLVFSAGQAILAAKAGASYISPFIGRLDDISYDGIQLIAQLAGIYAVQGFQTEILAASIRNPVHIIRCAEVGAHVITAPLEPILQLLKHPLTDIGLQKFLADHHKVND from the coding sequence ATGAAATTTTTTATTGACACCGCAAACCTTGACCAGATAGCCGAAGCACAATCATTGGGCATATTGGATGGGGTAACTACTAACCCTAGTCTCATGGCCAAAGAAGGCATAAAAGGCAAGGCCAATGCAATTAAACACTACAAAGCCATCTGCAACTTGGTGGCAGGCGACATTAGTGCTGAAGTGATAGCCACTGAGTTGGCAACAATTATTACCGAAGGTGAAGAACTCGCTGCCATCGATGAGAAGATCGTAGTAAAAGTACCTATGACTTTAGAAGGATTAAAAGCCATCAGGCATTTCAGCAATGTGGGTATTCGGACCAATTGTACTTTGGTATTTAGTGCAGGTCAAGCCATATTAGCAGCCAAAGCAGGAGCAAGTTATATATCACCCTTCATTGGCAGGCTCGATGATATTAGCTATGATGGGATACAATTGATAGCACAATTAGCGGGTATATATGCCGTGCAAGGATTCCAAACAGAAATATTGGCAGCAAGTATTCGCAATCCTGTGCATATAATTCGATGTGCCGAAGTAGGTGCACATGTTATTACTGCTCCTTTAGAGCCCATCTTACAATTATTGAAGCACCCGCTTACCGATATCGGACTGCAAAAGTTTTTGGCCGACCATCATAAGGTTAATGACTAA
- a CDS encoding 4a-hydroxytetrahydrobiopterin dehydratase, with product MATYNEKSAKPFLDKLKDWKYNKKGIEKKFTFKNFSEALAFMVRVGLAAEKKDHHPEWSNVYNKVDIRLSTHSAGGLTDKDFELAAEIEKVL from the coding sequence ATGGCAACTTATAATGAAAAATCAGCAAAACCATTCCTTGATAAACTAAAAGATTGGAAGTACAACAAAAAAGGCATTGAAAAGAAATTCACTTTCAAAAACTTTAGCGAGGCATTGGCTTTTATGGTGCGGGTTGGCCTAGCGGCCGAGAAAAAAGACCATCATCCTGAATGGTCAAATGTATATAATAAAGTTGATATCAGATTAAGCACACATAGTGCAGGTGGCCTTACTGACAAGGATTTTGAATTGGCAGCCGAGATTGAGAAAGTATTATAA